The Mycobacterium riyadhense sequence GCCGGTCAATGACCTATCTCGGGGAGCGCTGGTCGAAGACATCGTCAACACCGTTGCCATCACTGCGATTCAGGCGCGGGATGTCCATGGTTAGCACCGTGCTGGTGATCAATTCCGGCTCGTCGTCGCTGAAGTTCCAGCTGGTCGAGCCCGGCTCCGGCGAGTCCCTGGCACGCGGCAGTGTCGAGCAAATCGGAGAGCCATCGTCGTCCGTCACCGACCACGACGCGGCATTGCGTCGCGCGTTCGACATGTTGGCCGCCGACGGCATCGACCTGCAGACCTGTGGGTTGGTCGCGGTCGGACATCGGGTAGTCCACGGCGGCAACGAGTTTCACCAACCGACGGTGCTGGACGACCAGGTGATCGACAAGCTCGGCGAGCTTTCCCCACTGGCCCCCTTGCACAACCCGCCCGCGCTGTTAGGCATCTCGGTGGCGCGCACGTTGTTGCCCGAAGTTCCGCATGTCGCAGTGTTTGACACGTCCTTTTTCCATGACCTGCCGCCCGCGGCGGCGACGTATGCGATTGACCGTGGGCTCGCCGAGCAATGGCAGATCCGGCGTTACGGGTTTCATGGCACATCGCATCGGTATATCAGTGAGCAAGCCGCCTTGTTCGTGGACAGGCCTCTTAGTGAGTTGAATCAGATTGTGCTGCATCTAGGTAACGGTGCGTCGGCTTCGGCGATCGCCGGCGGCCGGCCGGTGGAAACGTCGATGGGCCTCACACCGCTGGAGGGTCTGGTGATGGGCACCCGTAGCGGTGACGTGGATCCGGGCGTTTTCAGCTACCTGTGGCGCACGGCGAAGATGGGCGTGGACGGCATCGAGTCGATGCTCAACCATAAGTCCGGGGTGTTGGGGTTGTCGGGTGAGCGC is a genomic window containing:
- a CDS encoding acetate kinase, with the translated sequence MVSTVLVINSGSSSLKFQLVEPGSGESLARGSVEQIGEPSSSVTDHDAALRRAFDMLAADGIDLQTCGLVAVGHRVVHGGNEFHQPTVLDDQVIDKLGELSPLAPLHNPPALLGISVARTLLPEVPHVAVFDTSFFHDLPPAAATYAIDRGLAEQWQIRRYGFHGTSHRYISEQAALFVDRPLSELNQIVLHLGNGASASAIAGGRPVETSMGLTPLEGLVMGTRSGDVDPGVFSYLWRTAKMGVDGIESMLNHKSGVLGLSGERDFRRLRSMIESGDSSAQLAYDVFIHRLRKYIGAYLAVLGHTDVVSFTAGIGEHDAAVRRDSMAGMTELGIELDEDLNAGSSGDARRISSDNSRIEVLVVPTDEELAIARDCLGAIASAAKPGAAGRDRRM